A window from Planococcus maritimus encodes these proteins:
- a CDS encoding metal-dependent hydrolase — protein MDTGTHIVMGIALGGLAMADPVVAAHPATWTAVMTGTIIGSQIPDIDTVLKLRDNAVYIRHHRGITHSVPAVLSWPLLLSGAIYLIFPEANLLHLWLWTFLAVFLHVFVDIFNSYGTQALRPFSNHWVALGVINTFDPIIFGAHVVALMIWAFGADPVWTMSILYILLFFYYVSRFALQSAIKQAIRNTIPGTNDVFVAPTMRYFQWRIAADTDRHHYVGQAYGRSINIYDKFLKKPMPENALIQTAMKDKNLDAFVSFSPLYRWEINQYGDIFEVRLIDLRYRSNDYYPFVAVAHLDEDHNILNSYTGWIFSEDKLRKKLDFSHN, from the coding sequence ATGGATACAGGAACACATATCGTGATGGGCATTGCACTCGGCGGTTTGGCAATGGCCGACCCGGTTGTCGCCGCCCATCCAGCCACATGGACTGCCGTTATGACAGGCACCATTATCGGTTCACAAATCCCCGATATCGATACCGTCTTGAAACTGCGTGACAATGCGGTTTATATACGCCACCACCGAGGCATCACGCATTCGGTGCCAGCTGTACTATCGTGGCCTTTATTACTTTCAGGTGCCATCTACCTTATTTTCCCGGAAGCTAATCTTCTTCATTTATGGCTATGGACATTTCTTGCTGTATTTTTGCATGTCTTTGTCGATATTTTCAATTCATACGGCACGCAGGCGTTGCGGCCATTTTCCAACCATTGGGTGGCGCTTGGCGTCATCAATACGTTTGACCCGATTATTTTCGGCGCACATGTCGTAGCGTTAATGATTTGGGCCTTCGGAGCCGATCCGGTGTGGACGATGAGCATTTTGTATATCCTCTTGTTCTTCTATTACGTCTCCAGGTTCGCGCTCCAATCGGCGATCAAACAAGCGATACGCAATACGATTCCAGGTACCAACGATGTCTTCGTCGCACCGACCATGCGCTATTTCCAGTGGCGCATTGCGGCTGACACTGACCGCCACCATTATGTCGGCCAAGCCTACGGGCGCTCGATCAACATCTACGACAAGTTTTTGAAAAAACCGATGCCTGAAAATGCTTTGATCCAGACGGCGATGAAAGACAAGAACTTGGACGCCTTTGTGTCGTTTTCCCCGCTATACCGCTGGGAGATCAACCAATACGGGGACATTTTCGAAGTGCGTTTGATCGACTTGCGTTACCGCAGCAATGATTATTATCCGTTTGTCGCCGTGGCCCATCTCGATGAAGACCATAATATCCTGAACTCTTATACAGGGTGGATTTTCAGCGAAGACAAATTGAGGAAAAAGCTCGATTTTAGCCATAACTGA
- a CDS encoding YfhH family protein — translation MSEHKPYSQMDETELRNEIARLKEKARKAEQLGIVNEFAVLERKAIMAASFLLDPSDFKPGEVYRVEGDPNVYFQIDYLKGNFAWGYRMGGDKYTEALPISMLRPLKEGK, via the coding sequence ATGAGTGAACATAAACCCTACTCACAAATGGACGAGACGGAATTGCGCAATGAAATCGCCCGTCTGAAAGAAAAAGCACGCAAAGCGGAGCAACTCGGCATTGTGAACGAGTTCGCGGTGCTCGAACGCAAAGCCATTATGGCGGCGTCGTTCCTGCTCGATCCCAGTGACTTTAAACCTGGGGAAGTATACCGCGTAGAGGGCGATCCGAACGTCTATTTTCAGATTGATTATTTAAAAGGCAATTTTGCATGGGGTTACCGCATGGGCGGCGACAAGTACACAGAAGCGCTGCCGATTTCCATGCTGCGCCCATTGAAGGAAGGGAAGTGA
- a CDS encoding YfhJ family protein, with protein sequence MKEVIEQLIIELREKNPELSDDKARTWIELLVSDFESSYAKAGYDYQGTAVVEKVVRQWIESYGDKIHEFAGNNPKYAHLLHDS encoded by the coding sequence ATGAAGGAAGTTATTGAACAATTAATCATCGAATTAAGAGAAAAAAACCCGGAGCTGTCGGATGACAAAGCCCGGACATGGATCGAGTTATTGGTATCTGACTTTGAATCGTCGTATGCGAAGGCTGGGTACGATTACCAAGGTACGGCAGTTGTCGAGAAAGTTGTACGCCAGTGGATTGAAAGCTACGGCGACAAGATTCACGAATTTGCAGGAAACAATCCGAAATATGCACATCTTTTGCATGATTCGTAA
- the recX gene encoding recombination regulator RecX — MPIITKITRGKNNPERYNIYLEEKFAFSVDETLIIRYQLTKGKELDQWTIEEMNFEDEVRKAFNKALHYLGFRMRSEGEVRKKLKEKEFGEAVIDEAVKKLYELSFLDDQQFSEALLRTQIKSGKKGPRAIQQDMQKRGIDKAMQKDVLTNYTEEEQLEVATGLAEKIAAKEQSKTPSQVKQKINDSLMRKGYPYPIIKQAIETLDLERDGDQWLDSVRQQGDKLWRKHESKLSGNDLSRKVKQGLYQKGFPGDVISQYIEEKEFEDE, encoded by the coding sequence ATGCCGATCATTACGAAAATAACCCGCGGAAAAAACAATCCGGAACGCTATAATATTTACCTGGAAGAAAAGTTTGCGTTCAGTGTCGACGAAACTTTGATCATCCGCTATCAATTGACCAAAGGCAAAGAACTCGACCAGTGGACAATCGAAGAAATGAACTTTGAGGATGAAGTCCGAAAAGCGTTCAATAAGGCCTTGCATTACCTCGGCTTCCGCATGCGCAGTGAAGGTGAAGTCCGCAAAAAGCTGAAAGAAAAGGAATTCGGTGAAGCCGTCATCGATGAAGCGGTCAAAAAATTGTACGAACTAAGCTTTCTCGATGACCAGCAATTTTCAGAGGCACTGCTCCGGACGCAAATTAAATCCGGAAAAAAAGGCCCTCGTGCGATCCAGCAGGACATGCAAAAGAGAGGAATTGATAAGGCTATGCAAAAAGATGTCTTAACAAACTACACGGAAGAAGAGCAACTCGAAGTTGCCACAGGCCTTGCGGAAAAAATCGCTGCAAAAGAACAGTCGAAAACCCCGAGCCAGGTCAAGCAGAAAATCAATGACTCGCTAATGAGAAAAGGTTATCCCTATCCAATCATTAAGCAAGCCATTGAGACCTTGGACCTTGAACGCGACGGCGATCAATGGCTTGATAGCGTCCGCCAACAAGGGGATAAATTATGGCGCAAACATGAAAGTAAATTATCGGGAAATGACCTTAGCCGGAAAGTGAAACAAGGGCTCTACCAGAAAGGCTTCCCAGGTGATGTGATTAGCCAGTACATCGAAGAAAAGGAGTTTGAAGATGAGTGA